AAATTTTATTGCCAAATTTGGCTATAAAATTATAGCATAAATAATTAAATAGAGCAAGCCATATTAAATTGCAGTTGCTCGTACATACTAATCATTAGCATTATCATCGGTATTTGAATAAATTATTTTTTTAACACTTTTTTCAAATTTGGGACGGGGGAGCATCAGCACGCGACCACATTTATTACACCTAATACGAAAATCAACTCCCGTCCGCATAACCTCCCACTCGTCACCGCCGCAAGGATGCGGTTTGCGAGTTTTTACTATATCTCCCACATTATATTTAATCAGCATAGCTTACCACCTAGCTTGAAAAATATTTTTATAAATCCAAAAACGCCTTGTATCCCTTGTACATCATGTAAATATCGGCTTTATGGCTGATTTCGAATGGCGAATGCATGCCCAGCAGAGCTATACCGCAATCAACAACATCCATGCCGTAATTAGCCAGCATATAAGCTATAGTACCGCCGCCTCCCTGGTCTACCTTACCTAATTCACCTGTTTGCCAGATTATATGGTGATCATTAAAAATTTTTCTAACCCGGGCCATAAATTCCGCATGAGCATCATTTGCACCTTTTTTACCACCGGAACCGGTATACTTGGTAACTACCGGGCCACAACCCAAACGGGCGGCATTGTTTTTCTCCATAACATCCTCAAAACCAGGATCAACCGCCGCGTTGACATCGGCCGACAATGCCCGCGAAAATCTCATCGTCCGGCGCAACATTAAATCATTATATTGACCAGTCGTTTTATTCAATAATTCAGCCATAAAATTAGCAAAAAAATTAGATTGCATTCCGGTATTACCAACGCTGCCTATTTCCTCCTTATCAGCGAAAATACCCACAGATGTATTAATAGGCCTGTTAATTCCGATCATTGCCATTAATAAACCATACGCGCAAACCCGGTCATCCTGACCGTAAGCACCAACCAGAGATCGATCCAGCCCCACGTCCCTGGGTGATATTGCCGGCACCAACTCCAATTCAGCGCTTATAAAATCTTCCTCGATAATACCGTATTGTCTATTTAATATACCTAATATCGATTCCTTGACCCTTTCCTTTATATCATTATTTTCTATAGGTAAACTACCGCATAGAGCATTTAAACTCTCACCAGGAAAGGCTTCCGTTACCTTTTTATCCATCTGCTCCTTGGCAAGGTGAGGTAATATATCTGTAATTGTAAATACCGGGTCGCCATCGTCTTCACCCAAACAGATATCTATCTTAGAACCATCGTTCCTTATAACTACCCCATGTAGCGCTAAAGGTAATGACAGCCATTGATATTTTTTTATGCCGCCATAATAGTGACTTTTTAGCAATGCTAAACCGCTGTGTTCATATAGCGGGTGTACCTTTAAATCCAAACGGGGACTATCCACATGGGCTCCTATGATATTGACTCCTTCATCAAGAGGCCGCTCACCAATAATAGCCATTATCAAAGCCTTTCCCTTTATTACCTGATATACGCGATCACCTGATTTTAACGGACTCAATACTTTTTCGACGGGTTTATAACCATTATTTTCCGCAATCTCCCTGGTTAAGATTACTGTCTCCCGCTCAGTTTTAGCTCGCTTCATATATCGCTTAAAATCTTCCCCCATATGAAGCATAGCCTCTCTTTCATGGCTTATTAGATGTTCCCAAACAATTCTTCTGCTGTATGCAAACTGATTTTTTTCGGCCACAAGCATCCTCCCAACGCGTTTTTGATATATCTATTATAGCCTGCTTATATTTTTACATCCATTTAATACTGATAAGCCACCTGAGGATTGCCATAGGGAAAAATGTATATTCAATATATTCAATAACTGATAGGCGTATGAAATAACCAATGAACTTGCCGCAGCCCGGCTAATAAAACCTGCTTTTTCCTGGCTCGTTATAACCCCGGCAGCTAATACAGGTTCTATAAGCAGTGCTACAATAAGAACTATTATTACACCTCGCACCAAACCTAAAAGCAATCCGCCAAGATGATCTAACGGGCTAAGAAAAGTATGGGCAACCGCACCGGAGAAAAATCGCATAATCATTCTAACTATCAGCGCCACGACCAGCAACAAAACGATAAAGGATAAGAACTCCAGTAATGTTACAGCTATTTGATGGGCAATAGTACTTAAGCCTTCCGATATCAACTGGCTATTGCTATAAGGTATATTTTGCCCGAATTTATCGATGCTAAATTTATCGGCTATTTCTTGTAATAAAGAATGGGAAAATCGATTAACTAAGAACTCAGCTATATTATCGCCCCATCCCCACTGTTTATCAAGATAAGCCGCCAGTGGGCGGTAACCCGTAAAAGCCACAGCAATACCTAAAATTAAACCTATGATCCTGGCCACTCCTGCGAAAAATCCGCCACTTAAACCCCTAAGAGCAGAAAATGCTATGATTACAATTAACACCCAGTCCAACCAATTCATTTTTTATCCCTCCGTCATTTTCCCTGCCTTAATATACTTGAGCGCAATAATTTCAAAGGCGGTCCTATTATTAAAACAATTATTAACAGTAAGCCCGCATAACCGAATATGGGATATATAACAGCCACTAGTTTATCAAAATCAAATCTTGCCAAGGGCATGGCCAATAGAGTAACTCCAATACCAATAATTTTATACCTGCCGCTGCCCGGTTCAGCTAATCGAGCCGCAAAACCATGGGCGTTAGCAATTGTCGTAGTTAAGATAGCAGCCCAGATTAACAACCCCATAACACCCTTAACCCCCGCACCTATTATTCCAGCCATATATAACATAGGTACTTTATATTCTTTTATCTCCGGATATACCGTCAGCCCGGCCAAAAGCATAATTCCGGCTGTAACACCTAAACCCAACCCGCCCAATACGCCGCCGGCTACAGCCTTTTTTGAGCTAATACCTTTTCCAATGGTAGACAGTACAGCAATCACTAAAATCATATTATAAGAAACATACAATAAGCCGGAAATAAACCAGTGCCTATAAGTATTTTCCGTTGTCTGCACAGTAATATTTATAATAGCAGGGGCATTTTGTATCCGTATAACTAATAATGATATAAGTAGTATAGCAATTATTTTTAACGGCACTAAAATAACATTTACCCACACAACCCCTTGTAACCCACATAACAAGACCCAACAATTTATAAATACTATTATCAATATTCCATACCAGGCGGCAACATTAAAGTGTTCACTAAATACCGCTCCACCGCCGGACAGCATTACACTCAATCCACCCGCAAGCATTAACAAGCTTATTATATCAAGTAATTTAGCAATTTTTTTACCAACTAAATAATTTATTAAAATCAAATAATTATTGGTCTTAAATTTTTCCGACAGATATAGAATTTCCGCTCCCAGATAACAAAATAAAAAAGTTACTAAAAAAATTTCCTTTAAACCGTCGCTGCCATGCACAACTATAAACTGCATTATTTCCTGGCCGGAAGCAAACCCTGCGCCAATTACGGCCCCCATGTACATAGCAGCGATTTTTATAGTAGAAATCTGATCTTGCCGCGGCAGTGTATTCACCTCCACTCTATAATGTGAGTTTATGCAATAGTTAATTAACTTTTACTAAAATTAAGGAATAAATTCAGACCAACAAGGAAATAAATATATTAATTGTTTGTTTTTAATGAGAGGTGATAAAATGGCTATAGCAAATCAAAAATTTGAGGATCATACAAAGAAAAGCAGAGTTCATATTGATGATCCGCTGGCCTCGGAGAAAATATCCGGGATTATAATAGATAAATTTAAACACTACGGTGTTTTTCGGCATAGACCTATTGTATTGCTGTGTATCGGTACTGACCGCTCAACAGGAGATTGTCTGGGACCCTTAGTGGGCAGTAAATTAAACTTTAAGCATAATGAATTCTATAAACTATATGGAAACCTTGATCATCCGGTACATGCAGGCAATTTACAAGAATATCTCAGCAATATTCAGCAGAAATATGTAGACCCTTTTATTATTGCTCTTGACGCATGCTTGGGAAGTATCGATAATATAGGAAATATAACTATTGGAGATGGTTCGTTACAACCTGGTGCAGGTGTTAATAAATCCTTACCCCCTGTTGGACATATTTACATCACGGGTATTGTTAATGTAGGCGGATTTATGGAGTACCTGGTGCTCCAAAATACACGACTTAACCTGGTAATGAAAATGGCGGATATTATCGTTGGTGGATTGTCTAAAGTAGCTTTGGAATACTGGCAGGAAAATGAGGTTATTGCACAATAAGCTAATAAATAAAAAGGGAGCGTCGCCCACTGCTTTAAAAAGCAGATCTACGACACTCCCTTTTTATTTTTTGTTTCACGTGAAACATTTTTATGTTCTCAGTTTATCTACCAGCCCTATTAATTCTTCGCTGTTACTGTACTCTACAATAACTTTGCCGCTTCCATTAGAATTAGTTTTAATTTTTACTCTCTTACCTAAACTCTGGGTAAGTATTTTTTCCCACTCCAGGGTTTCCCGGTTCCGTTTATTATTTCTATTTTCATTTTCATTTTCAATAAACTTCTTAACTATATCTTCAGTTTTTCGCACACTGTAATGCTGTTTTATAATCTTAAGGGCAAATTTTATTTGGGTTTCATTATCAGGTAAGGATAAAAGTGCTCGTGCATGTCCGGCGGTAATAATTCTCTGCAGCAGCATATCCTTTATCTCATCCGGCAAAGCCAGTATCCTTACCATATTAGCAATAAAAGAGCGACTTTTACCAACCTGTGCCGATAACTCTTCCTGGGTTAACCCGTAATTATCCATTAATTTTTTATATGCATTTGCTTCATCTACCGCATTTAGATCTTCCCTTTGAATATTTTCGATAAGAGCAACTGCAGATGCCTCTAAATCATTATATTTTTTTATGATAACATTTACTTGTTCTAAACCGGCCTTTTTACAGGCCAACCAACGTCTTTCTCCGGCAATAATCTCAAAATTATCATCTTTACCGGATCGTACAACAATAGGTTGGATTAGGCCGTGAGTTTTGATTGATTCTATAAGTTCATTTAAATTATTTTCATCGATTTTCTGTCTGGGTTGATTGGGATTAGAATATATCTTACCTATTAATACTTCCTTCATTTCACTGCTGCCATTACTTACCTCTTCCTCAACAGGTATTAAAGCGGAAAGTCCTTTACCCAACCCTCTTTTTTTATTCAACACCCATCACCTCACGCGCCAATTCCTGATAAACCTCGGCTCCCCTTGAACGTTTATCATATATCATAACCGGTTTACCATGACTTGGTGCTTCACTTAATCTTACATTGCGGGGTATGATACTTCTATAAACCAAGTCTTTAAAATATTTTTTCACCTCATCAACTACTTGTATGGATAAATTTGTACGACCATCAAACATAGTTAAGACTACGCCTTGAATAATTAGATTCTTATTTAAACCTTGCTGTACAAGTTTTATAGTGTTCATTAATTGACCGAGACCTTCCAAAGCATAATATTCACATTGCAAAGGGACAATAACTGAATCGGCCGCTACAAGAGCATTGATTGTTAATAATCCAAGGGATGGCGGACAATCAATAATAATATAATCATAAGAGCCCTTTTCATTCTCTATAATATTCTTTAACAAATACTCTCTTTTTTTTATTCCAACCATTTCAATTTCCGCACCGGCTAATTCAATAGATGCCGGTATTAGATCAAGCCTTTCCAGAATATTTTCTTTCCTTACATTATTAATATCCGTGTTACCCAGTATTAGATCATAAATACAGTATTCCAGGGCATCTTTATTCACACCCATGCCGCTGGTAGCATTCCCTTGTGGATCAATATCCGTAAGCATCACCCTACAGCCCAGTATAGATAACCACGCTGTTAAATTAACCGCCGTTGTGGTTTTACCCACTCCCCCTTTTTGGTTGGCAATTGCAATTATTTGTCCCATAATATGCACCCCTTAGATGCTTCTTATTCTATTAGATATTCGACTATCTTTTTAATTTTTATTCCACATATAATACCTTACTTCCTCCCCATATTTAGGCATTAAAAAAACAGGGACTAAAATCCCTGTAAAGATAACAATATTATAA
This genomic interval from Desulfoscipio sp. XC116 contains the following:
- a CDS encoding DUF951 domain-containing protein, which produces MIKYNVGDIVKTRKPHPCGGDEWEVMRTGVDFRIRCNKCGRVLMLPRPKFEKSVKKIIYSNTDDNAND
- a CDS encoding ParB/RepB/Spo0J family partition protein gives rise to the protein MNKKRGLGKGLSALIPVEEEVSNGSSEMKEVLIGKIYSNPNQPRQKIDENNLNELIESIKTHGLIQPIVVRSGKDDNFEIIAGERRWLACKKAGLEQVNVIIKKYNDLEASAVALIENIQREDLNAVDEANAYKKLMDNYGLTQEELSAQVGKSRSFIANMVRILALPDEIKDMLLQRIITAGHARALLSLPDNETQIKFALKIIKQHYSVRKTEDIVKKFIENENENRNNKRNRETLEWEKILTQSLGKRVKIKTNSNGSGKVIVEYSNSEELIGLVDKLRT
- a CDS encoding AAA family ATPase — translated: MGQIIAIANQKGGVGKTTTAVNLTAWLSILGCRVMLTDIDPQGNATSGMGVNKDALEYCIYDLILGNTDINNVRKENILERLDLIPASIELAGAEIEMVGIKKREYLLKNIIENEKGSYDYIIIDCPPSLGLLTINALVAADSVIVPLQCEYYALEGLGQLMNTIKLVQQGLNKNLIIQGVVLTMFDGRTNLSIQVVDEVKKYFKDLVYRSIIPRNVRLSEAPSHGKPVMIYDKRSRGAEVYQELAREVMGVE
- the yyaC gene encoding spore protease YyaC — translated: MAIANQKFEDHTKKSRVHIDDPLASEKISGIIIDKFKHYGVFRHRPIVLLCIGTDRSTGDCLGPLVGSKLNFKHNEFYKLYGNLDHPVHAGNLQEYLSNIQQKYVDPFIIALDACLGSIDNIGNITIGDGSLQPGAGVNKSLPPVGHIYITGIVNVGGFMEYLVLQNTRLNLVMKMADIIVGGLSKVALEYWQENEVIAQ
- a CDS encoding aminopeptidase — protein: MLVAEKNQFAYSRRIVWEHLISHEREAMLHMGEDFKRYMKRAKTERETVILTREIAENNGYKPVEKVLSPLKSGDRVYQVIKGKALIMAIIGERPLDEGVNIIGAHVDSPRLDLKVHPLYEHSGLALLKSHYYGGIKKYQWLSLPLALHGVVIRNDGSKIDICLGEDDGDPVFTITDILPHLAKEQMDKKVTEAFPGESLNALCGSLPIENNDIKERVKESILGILNRQYGIIEEDFISAELELVPAISPRDVGLDRSLVGAYGQDDRVCAYGLLMAMIGINRPINTSVGIFADKEEIGSVGNTGMQSNFFANFMAELLNKTTGQYNDLMLRRTMRFSRALSADVNAAVDPGFEDVMEKNNAARLGCGPVVTKYTGSGGKKGANDAHAEFMARVRKIFNDHHIIWQTGELGKVDQGGGGTIAYMLANYGMDVVDCGIALLGMHSPFEISHKADIYMMYKGYKAFLDL
- a CDS encoding CvpA family protein, which produces MNWLDWVLIVIIAFSALRGLSGGFFAGVARIIGLILGIAVAFTGYRPLAAYLDKQWGWGDNIAEFLVNRFSHSLLQEIADKFSIDKFGQNIPYSNSQLISEGLSTIAHQIAVTLLEFLSFIVLLLVVALIVRMIMRFFSGAVAHTFLSPLDHLGGLLLGLVRGVIIVLIVALLIEPVLAAGVITSQEKAGFISRAAASSLVISYAYQLLNILNIHFSLWQSSGGLSVLNGCKNISRL